AACTCATTTCAAAGCTGACAAACCCTTTCACTCCTCAACATGGCATAGTAGACAATCTCGAACTGTTCTTTAATCGAGACAGGGAAATCCGGCGGGTATTCGAGGTTCTCAATAGCGGTAGTAGTGTTGCTCTAATCGGAGAGGAGGGTATCGGCAAGTCCTCTCTGTTATGGAAAATTTGCCAACTGGCGGAAAGTTGCCTCCATTCACCGCGTCAGTCAGTTTTCCTAGATTTGAATTGGGTTAATGATGAAAATGACTTCTACAGTGCTTTGTGTCACGAGATTGGTATCCCTGAAAGCAAGGACTATAGCCTAACTCGCAATTTGCGCGATCGCAGAATCTTATTAGCTATAGATAATGTGGGGAAGATGACGTGGGAAGGGTTTACTCGTGGAGTACGCGATCGCTTGCGTGGTTTAGCTGAAGGCAGCACTGCTCCTCTGAAGCTGATTTTAGCGGCGAGTGAACCCCTGGAGCGTCTTTTTAACGATAGTCAGGATGAAGGCAAGACTTCTCCGCTTGCAGGCATTTGCCAAGAGGAGAACCTAAAACCTTGGGACGAAACTACTGCCCGTGCTTTTATTGATGCGCGTCTTGCTATGACTTCGGTGCGTTTTAGTAAGGAGGAAATTATTCAGCTAGTGCAGGAAAGTGGCGGACATCCTCGGCGATTGATGCAGTTGTGTTATCGAACTTATTCCCGGTATATGGAGGGCGGGGAATGAAGTTACATTTTGCAGAATCTTCGTCTGTCGTTCACATCCGCCAGGGATTCAAATCCCTGGCTTATAGCTCAAGTCCACTAAAGTGGACTCTAATACTGCTTTCTAGTCCTCTTAAGAGGACTTTAGCTATTAGCCCGGAAATTGATTTCCGGGCGGGGTTTGGCGGCTTACCGATAATGGTGCAGGAGGTCAGATGAGCCAACAGCGCCCTGTTCCACGCTTAGACTTAGCACCCAAGCTGAAGCGTCCCCTGTCATTGTGGAATCCGCTCGATTACCTGCGGTTGTTGTACTGGATCTTTTTCTTCCCTCAGGCTTTGCGGTGGTATACGGTCATCTTCGAGGCTGGGCATATTCCTAGCCAGGAAATGAATTGGTCAAAGCAATGGGAGTTGCTGCGTCAGAATCTCATCCTGCGCCAGTTGCTCATACAGGGGTTGGTGTTAATAGTTGTTACACCGCTAACGGTGAATGTAACTCTTCAGTGGATAGGTGTTCCCGTTGATTGGTCGATTGTGGCGATGAGCGTGGCGATGAGCGTGGCGATGAGCGTGGTGTTCGGCATAGTGAGCGGCGTGGTGTCGGGCATGACAGTAGGCATAGTATATAGCGTGGTGTTCGGCGTACTGGGTGGCGCAGTGTGGAACGTGATGGGTCGTCTGGCTTCGCTCGCAATGCCGGGCATGGCGGTGGGCATGATGTTGAGCGTGGACTTGGGCATGGCAATGGGTGTGGCGATGCGCGTAGCGTTTGCCGTGGCTACGGATGTGGCGTTTGGCGTGGTGATGGGTGTGGTGTTGGGTATTGCAATGGGCATAAAGTTGGGCATGGCGATGGGTCTGGTGTGGGGCGGGGCGATAGGCGTAACGTGGATCGTGGCGATGGGTGTAGCGGTACTCCGTCCAGAGAATTGGCTGTTGGGTCTACTGCTCTCTCTGCGCTCACCTCCAAATGGACGCTGGCAGATCCCCCATATCACACCACTTCCGCTCTACTCGCTATCTTCTCGGCTGAAAAACTGGCTGCGGCAGGATTGGCAAACGGGTCTGCAGAACGCTAACCAACTGCTGGCTTTCACTCTTCAGTTCATCCCTGTTATCCAGGCTGTAAATCAGGTGCTGGCTGAAACGCCTCCAGATCAAGCCATTTTTCGCGTAGTTCAGCTAGCTGAAGCAGCTTTTGATTGGAGGTTAGTTCGTTTTGCCTCCGCTTCTCTGGACTCAGCGCTTAAGTCAAAGGCTGTAAAAACTTTCTTCTCCTTCCCTTTGTTCTTTTTCTTCCCTCGTCGTTGGCAGGAACGTCTCCAAGCTCGTTTTTTAACAGATAGCAGATTAGATACCCCTGCCCGTGCTGCTGCTGCTGGTTTTTGGCACCTGCATGAAGAAGAACCAGCAAAAGCAATGGTGGCTTTTGCAGTGGTGCGTTCTCTTTCCTATGGTGAGGAAATGTTTGCCCTCGCCCAAACGCTAACCGCCTTTCATGACGCTAAGGAGCCAGACACGATTGCTGCCCTTCAAGTACCTACTTTCCCAAAGGAACCCCTTCTCCGTCCAGCTACCTGGAAAACGATTAAATCTCTACGTCGAGTAGTTGAGGATGTCCAGGTTGTTCACCGCAGCGTGTCTCGTTCCACAAAATCCTTTGCTCTCAATCGAGCATTAGGAGAACTGACAACCATCCTGAACAAAGGCAAAACTCTACCCCAAGCAGAACAAGGGTTAATCGTAGACATTGCTCAGACTTGGAAAGAAGCCCTGCTGAATGTAGCTGGAGAGGTGGGGGAAATTTCCATCACCAAACCTGTCAGTAATCCCTATGTGGTCGGCGATCCAGTTCAGGGAAATCTCTTCGTCGGGCGGGAAGACATACTCAGACAACTAGAAGAACTCTGGGTTATGGGTCATCAACTACAACCAGTCGTTCTCTACGGTCACCGCCGCATGGGCAAAACCTCCATCCTTCTTAACGCTGCTAACTGTTCAGGGTCAGGGGTAAAGGTAGCCTATATCAACCTACTGAGTTTGGGAAATAGCCCTCAAGGAGTCGGGGAAGTACTGATGGCGATTAGTGATGCAATTTCCGAGGCAGTAGGCTGCACGCCTCCAACTGATGCCGATTTACTGAACCTTCCCTACCGTACCTTTGAACGCTATTTGAAACAGGTCGAAGCACATCTTAGCGGTGGGTTAATTGTCGCCCTAGACGAATTCGAGAAAATCGAGGAACTGATAGAAGCTGAGAAAATCTCCAAAGACTTTATGGGGTATCTGCGGGGGCTAGTGCAAATGAGTTCCAAAGTGGCATTCGCCTTTGCAGGTTTGCACACCTTGGAAGAGATGACAGCCGATTACTTCCAACCCTTCTTCGCCAGCGTCATCCCCATCCACGTTGGCTTCCTGCAACCTGGGGCTACCCGCCAGATTCTCGCCAACCCAGATGAAGACTTCCCCCTCGACTACATCCCCGAAGCGCTAGACCAAATCTACGCCCTCACAGCAGGTCAACCCTATTTAGTTCAGCTCGTAGGATTCCAGCTCGTTCGCCGCTACAATGACTATGTTTTCGAGCAAGGACGCCCCCGCGACCCAGTCTTCACCGTAGAAGATGTCGAAGCTGTCATCAACGACCCCGAATTCTTCAAGCGAGGGCGCTACTACTTCGATGGCGTTTGGGGTCAGGCAACACGAGGCGCTTCTGGGCAGCAGGCGATACTAAAAGCATTAGCACCTCACCCACAGGGATTAAGCATCGACTCTGTAGCTCAGGCTACAGCAATGGATGAGGAAACGTTACAAGAAGCTCTCAAGACTTTGATGCGCCATGACGTAGTTCGAGAGAGAGAGGGGTGCTGGCAAATTATTGTGGAACTCTTCCGTCGTTGGGTTTTGCAAGCTTAACACTTCTTTAAGTTTCCACACACTAAGTCTGGCATCAAAATTGGGGCGAACCCCGCAACGTGCGATCGCCCCTCATGTGGTTAAAATGCGATCGCAATTAGACTTTTCTCTGAAGCTGAATAAGCAAGCTCAAGAATCTCCAAATCGTAGTAAGCATTTAAACTCAAAGAAATCTCGCCTTACAGAACCCAATCCGAGTTAGCTGCAACGATGTCAAATTTCGATAGTCAACTCAATGCCCCACTTGCTTCCAACCAATCCCTACTTGAAGCATTGGAGCAAGACACACTCCGAGACAAATTGTTGACTCCAGCTATTCCAGAATCAGGCAAAACCCCATATCTACCCGGAACTGAACCCAGCATCCAACAAACCTACTATTGGCTAAGTTGGCTAGCTCGTCAACTTAAACAAGACAAAACTACCGAATTTTTCATTGAAAGAATGCAACCTTCCTGGTTAGAAACATCTACCCAAAAATGGTTGTATCGAATTGCTATAGGGCTGATAACTGGGTTGATAGTGGCGCTGATTTATGTAGGAACTACTGGGCTACTTGGTGCAAGCATTGGTGGATTAAGTTACGGATTAATTTTCGCCTGTACTCAAGAAATATATCCAATTACTCGCCTCAAATTTTCTCTTAAATTCGCCCAAAAGCACTTCTTAGGTTCTCTTCTTGAAGGACTTTGGTGGGGACTAATTTATGGAATCATTGATGCGCTAATTTGTTGGTTGCTTTTGGGGCTTAAATGGCTATTTCTAGGAATGGCTGACTCCTTAGTTTGGGGGTTAATTGAAGGGTTTATTTGGGGGCTATTAGTTACCCGATTTTATCATCCAACCGTCAGCAATCAAGGAATTAGAGAATCAGCCCTCAATGCGGGAATCTTTACAGTGATTGGCGGCGTAGCCTGGGTACTACTTTATGCTGGAGTCCTCTTAGCGACGCAAGAACCGTTAGAACCCCTGGATTTGCTGATTGATGGTATTGGTAATGGCGTGTTTTTTGGCATTTATGTCGGGGGTTTAGCTTGCCTTCAGCATTTTTTGCTGCGCTTGATTCTCAAGCAAAGTGGCGCTATTCCTTGGAATTATGCTAAGTTCCTCAACTATGCCACTCAACTGGGATTATTGGAACGAGAAGGCGGATGCTATCGCTTCATCGACGATTCAGTGCAGGAGTATTTTGCTCAGATGCCACTAAAGGACGAGCAGCCTAACGGAAACCCAACTTAATATTGAGATAGGCATTTTGAATGCAAGAATTCCCAAAGCGGTACTAATACCAAGTTGCAGTCAAAGATAGTAGTTTCTCTCCCCCTGCTCCCCCTGCTCTGGCTATCTACTACATTTGAACGCAACTCGGTATAAGCAGGTGGGCGTAAATAAACCTCACACCCAGAAGTCGGGTTTTTTGAAGAAACCCGACTTCTCGACGCCTGCGAGTTTTAGGTTTAATTGTGCCTATCTGCGAGGAAAACGCGATCGCTTTACAGATACGGAGTTTTTCGACGCCTGTAGCCGACTGTCCACGATGGTGGGAACTCGCAACATCACTGTGTTGCTGGCGAAACTGTATGCGGAACAGTTAATTGCAGCGAAGGAGGGCACA
This genomic interval from Microcoleus sp. AS-A8 contains the following:
- a CDS encoding ATP-binding protein, producing the protein MNSEEAFECINRLFLEKTKTSLSQGQKDVILGIWQGKTYQVISDETNWAYQTVKETASELFKKISKLLEIKVNKANFVNTIEQLCQQPADNISSSPKLISKLTNPFTPQHGIVDNLELFFNRDREIRRVFEVLNSGSSVALIGEEGIGKSSLLWKICQLAESCLHSPRQSVFLDLNWVNDENDFYSALCHEIGIPESKDYSLTRNLRDRRILLAIDNVGKMTWEGFTRGVRDRLRGLAEGSTAPLKLILAASEPLERLFNDSQDEGKTSPLAGICQEENLKPWDETTARAFIDARLAMTSVRFSKEEIIQLVQESGGHPRRLMQLCYRTYSRYMEGGE
- a CDS encoding ATP-binding protein, which codes for MSQQRPVPRLDLAPKLKRPLSLWNPLDYLRLLYWIFFFPQALRWYTVIFEAGHIPSQEMNWSKQWELLRQNLILRQLLIQGLVLIVVTPLTVNVTLQWIGVPVDWSIVAMSVAMSVAMSVVFGIVSGVVSGMTVGIVYSVVFGVLGGAVWNVMGRLASLAMPGMAVGMMLSVDLGMAMGVAMRVAFAVATDVAFGVVMGVVLGIAMGIKLGMAMGLVWGGAIGVTWIVAMGVAVLRPENWLLGLLLSLRSPPNGRWQIPHITPLPLYSLSSRLKNWLRQDWQTGLQNANQLLAFTLQFIPVIQAVNQVLAETPPDQAIFRVVQLAEAAFDWRLVRFASASLDSALKSKAVKTFFSFPLFFFFPRRWQERLQARFLTDSRLDTPARAAAAGFWHLHEEEPAKAMVAFAVVRSLSYGEEMFALAQTLTAFHDAKEPDTIAALQVPTFPKEPLLRPATWKTIKSLRRVVEDVQVVHRSVSRSTKSFALNRALGELTTILNKGKTLPQAEQGLIVDIAQTWKEALLNVAGEVGEISITKPVSNPYVVGDPVQGNLFVGREDILRQLEELWVMGHQLQPVVLYGHRRMGKTSILLNAANCSGSGVKVAYINLLSLGNSPQGVGEVLMAISDAISEAVGCTPPTDADLLNLPYRTFERYLKQVEAHLSGGLIVALDEFEKIEELIEAEKISKDFMGYLRGLVQMSSKVAFAFAGLHTLEEMTADYFQPFFASVIPIHVGFLQPGATRQILANPDEDFPLDYIPEALDQIYALTAGQPYLVQLVGFQLVRRYNDYVFEQGRPRDPVFTVEDVEAVINDPEFFKRGRYYFDGVWGQATRGASGQQAILKALAPHPQGLSIDSVAQATAMDEETLQEALKTLMRHDVVREREGCWQIIVELFRRWVLQA